Proteins encoded by one window of Glycine soja cultivar W05 chromosome 15, ASM419377v2, whole genome shotgun sequence:
- the LOC114387234 gene encoding probable pectinesterase/pectinesterase inhibitor 47: MSTPPMPFLFLFLFSLIVPLLLAQAPSPSPTHSPPPPSPSPSPKHTPPPPPSTTTPPSPKHVPPPPSSPSPSPKHAPPPPHSSPLPSPKHAPSSPPPSQAHAPPLPSSQSPPPTHSPPPSSPSPPSPTHSPPPSSPSPPSPTHAPPPTPTPPPARAPSPPPPPPPSSPSSACKSTLYPKLCRSIVSSIRSSPSDPYNLGKFSIKQSLKQAKKLVLVFKDFLTKYKSSSSLNAAEIAALEDCSELNQLNVNYLESVSEELKSADSSNDTELVEKIETYLSAVATNHYTCYDGLVVIKSNIANAIAVPLKNVTQLYSVSLGLVTQALKKNLKTHKTRKHGLPTKDYKVRQPLKKLIKLLHTKYSCTASFNCSTRSERILKESENKGVLLKEFAIVSLDGTENFTSIGDAIAAAPDNLRAEDGYFLIYVREGNYEEYVTVPIQKKNILLIGDGINKTCITGNHSVVDGWTTYNSSTFAVSGERFVAVDVTFRNTAGPQKHQAVALRNNADLSTFYRCSFEGYQDTLYVHSLRQFYRECDIYGTVDFIFGNAAVVFQSCNIYARKPMPNQKNAVTAQGRTDPNQNTGISIQNCKIDAAPDLAEDLKSTNSYLGRPWKVYSRTVFMQSYIGELIQSAGWLEWNGTDGLNTLFYGEFKNFGPGSDTSKRVQWSGYNLLSATQARNFTVHNFTLGYTWLPDTDIPYSEGL; this comes from the exons ATGTCTACCCCACCAATGCCCTTTCTATTCCTCTTTTTGTTCTCCCTCATTGTACCATTACTCTTAGCTCAAGCTCCATCACCATCTCCAACacattctcctcctcctccttctccatcaCCATCTCCAAAACAtacccctcctcctcctccttctactACCACACCACCCTCTCCAAAACATGtacctcctcctccttcttctcCATCACCATCTCCAAAACatgctcctcctcctcctcattCTTCTCCACTACCATCTCCAAAACATGCTCCTTCTTCACCACCACCATCTCAAGCACATGCCCCTCCTCTTCCTTCTTCTCAATCACCACCTCCAACACATTCCCCTCCTCCTTCTTCTCCATCACCACCATCTCCAACACATTCCCCTCCTCCTTCTTCTCCATCACCACCATCTCCAACACATGCCCCTCCTCCTACTCCAACACCACCTCCAGCACGTGCCCCTTCACCCCCTCCACCTCCACCACCCTCTTCACCCTCTTCAGCATGCAAGTCCACACTATACCCTAAACTATGCCGCTCCATTGTCTCCTCCATCCGCTCCTCTCCTTCCGACCCCTACAACCTCGGCAAATTCTCCATCaaacaaagcctcaaacaaGCCAAAAAACTCGTCTTAGTCTTCAAAGACTTCCTCACAAAATACAAATCATCCTCTTCCCTCAACGCCGCGGAAATCGCGGCACTCGAGGACTGCAGCGAGCTCAACCAGCTCAATGTCAACTACTTGGAGTCGGTTTCGGAGGAGCTCAAGTCGGCCGACTCCTCGAACGACACTGAGCTGGTAGAGAAGATTGAGACATATCTCAGCGCTGTGGCCACTAACCACTACACTTGCTATGATGGGTTGGTTGTGATCAAGAGCAACATTGCCAATGCTATTGCTGTGCCTCTCAAGAATGTTACACAATTGTACAGTGTGTCACTTGGTTTGGTCACGCAAGCTCTGAAGAAAAACCTCAAGACGCATAAGACCCGCAAACATGGTCTTCCCACCAAGGACTACAAGGTCAGGCAGCCACTCAAAAAGCTCATTAAG CTTCTTCACACAAAGTACAGTTGCACAGCATCATTCAATTGTAGTACTAGAAGTGAAAGGATTCTTAAAGAAAGCGAGAACAAAGGAGTTCTTCTAAAAGAGTTTGCGATTGTTAGCCTTGATGGCACAGAAAACTTCACCTCCATTGGAGATGCTATTGCCGCTGCACCCGACAATTTAAGGGCAGAAGATGGCTATTTTCTGATCTATGTCAGAGAAGGAAACTATGAGGAATATGTCACTGTTCCCATTCAAAAGAAGAATATCTTGCTTATTGGTGATGGCATCAACAAGACTTGCATCACAGGAAATCATAGTGTCGTAGATGGTTGGACCACTTACAATTCTTCAACCTTTG CTGTCTCTGGAGAAAGATTTGTAGCAGTGGATGTTACATTCAGAAACACAGCAGGCCCTCAGAAGCACCAAGCAGTGGCCTTGAGGAACAATGCAGACCTCTCCACCTTCTACCGTTGCAGCTTTGAAGGATACCAAGACACTCTCTATGTTCACTCTCTCAGGCAATTCTACAGGGAATGTGACATTTACGGCACTGTAGATTTCATTTTTggcaatgctgctgtggtgttccAGAGCTGCAACATCTATGCCAGAAAACCAATGCCAAACCAGAAGAATGCAGTCACAGCACAAGGGAGAACTGACCCAAATCAAAACActggaatttcaattcaaaattgcAAGATTGATGCTGCACCTGATTTGGCTGAAGACTTGAAGTCAACTAACTCATACTTGGGCAGGCCATGGAAAGTGTATTCAAGGACTGTGTTCATGCAGTCATATATTGGAGAACTAATTCAATCTGCTGGATGGTTAGAGTGGAATGGCACTGATGGGTTAAACACCCTCTTTTATGGTGAGTTCAAGAACTTTGGACCTGGTTCTGATACCAGCAAGAGGGTGCAATGGAGTGGTTACAATCTGTTGAGTGCTACTCAAGCGAGGAACTTCACTGTGCATAATTTTACATTGGGGTATACATGGCTTCCAGACACAGATATACCCTATTCTGAAGGACTTTAG